In Rhodothermales bacterium, the genomic stretch TGATCATGGGTCTATTGTGATTGCGGTGAGTGTTGTTGTAGGTACGTTTTGGAGTAAAAGTCAGGGGTGAAGCGGTCGGACGGGTGCTCCAGGCCCGTCCGACCCGAGACTGGGTCGCCTCGAGAGGTCGTCTTGGCAGTCTCGGTGCTTCGCCCCGTTGGGTCACGAACGTCAGGATCGAGCGATCCACTGTTCGTGTAATCATTCATATCAATCATAACGTTCAATTCGTTCACAATGTTACATCACACCGAACATTTTGTCAACAGTTTTCCAAATAGGGGATTGAACTCTCACCAAATTGCCTTTTATATAGCCTGCATGGTATATTCTACTGTTCGCCCGTAAAGATGGCTTTCAGGACTGTTATGAACGATTTAGACTCTCAGACCCTCTCTCCGAAAGAGCTGGCGGCCGTAGTGGGCGTGAGCCAATCGTCGATCAAGCGCTGGGTCGATGTCGGACACATCGCCGTTACGCGTACGGCGGGAGGGCATCGACGAATTTCCCGGAACGCTGCTCTGCGCTTCATCCGATCAAAACGAATGCGGGTTGTTCGGCCCGATCTCCTCGGTATCCCGGATTTCGCCAACGTCGACCGCCCTCTTGAATCCGGCGTCCTGAGCGGCGAATTCTTACACAGCCTCCTGGTTGCCGGCGATATGGTTCAGCTGCGGAGGGTCGTCACTGCCGCTTTCTTGTCCGGAACAGAGGCCGCGGTGCTATTCGACGGCCCGGTGGCCGACGCCTTGTCGAGAATCGGCGAGATCTGGAACACGGATCAGCGAGGAATCTTCATCGAGCACGGAGCCACATCTGCTTTCATTGAGGTAATCGGCCAACTCAGTGCACTGGTCGGAGCGCCGGCGGACGATGCGCCGCTGGCGGTGGGGGCGGCACCATTGAAGGACCCTCACATCTTACCCAGTCAGATGGTGTCGACAGTGTTGTTGGAGGCGGGCTGGCGCACACTGAACATGGGGCCGGCTACACCTCCGCACGCAATCATCGACGCGTGCGAGGCACACGAGGCTGAGCTCGTGTGGCTTGCCGTAAAATCAAAGCTCAGCTCCAGAGATCTTGACGCGCTTCGTGAAGCATGCTCTACTCTGCATGAGAGCGGTATTGCGGTAGTGGCCGGTGGGCGGGAAGTGGAGCGCACGGCTGCGCAGTGGCCCGACAGCGTGCAGCAGATATCGACCATGACCGATCTTGCCAGTGC encodes the following:
- a CDS encoding excisionase family DNA-binding protein, with translation MNDLDSQTLSPKELAAVVGVSQSSIKRWVDVGHIAVTRTAGGHRRISRNAALRFIRSKRMRVVRPDLLGIPDFANVDRPLESGVLSGEFLHSLLVAGDMVQLRRVVTAAFLSGTEAAVLFDGPVADALSRIGEIWNTDQRGIFIEHGATSAFIEVIGQLSALVGAPADDAPLAVGAAPLKDPHILPSQMVSTVLLEAGWRTLNMGPATPPHAIIDACEAHEAELVWLAVKSKLSSRDLDALREACSTLHESGIAVVAGGREVERTAAQWPDSVQQISTMTDLASAARRMLAERKGP